Proteins encoded in a region of the Streptomyces akebiae genome:
- a CDS encoding helix-turn-helix domain-containing protein — protein MVLRREPTARQMRLATELRRLRDAAGLSATEAAARLGVGRVQLSHIESALTGVSERRLRHLASHYACTDEEFIEALVKMATERTRGWWEEYRDLLPASFLDLAELEHHSRFQHNLAILYAPGLLQTEAYARAVYATRIPELTEEELELRVRHRMARRAILEGPSPIRLDAVIHEAAFRIMVGTRATARGQLTHLLEVSEAEHIGVRVVPFDMEGFSWASSSMTYVGGSVTRLDTVIRDGPTGALHIDAEDQLATYRARFRQVSARALDPEQSHEFIRRLAKEL, from the coding sequence GTGGTTCTGAGGCGCGAGCCAACCGCACGTCAGATGCGCCTGGCGACCGAACTGCGCAGGCTTCGTGATGCGGCCGGGCTCAGCGCGACCGAGGCGGCGGCGCGGCTCGGTGTGGGACGCGTCCAGTTGAGCCACATCGAATCCGCACTCACGGGCGTCAGTGAGCGACGACTCCGGCACCTCGCATCCCACTACGCCTGTACCGATGAGGAGTTCATCGAAGCTCTGGTCAAGATGGCCACGGAACGGACACGTGGATGGTGGGAGGAGTACCGGGATCTGCTGCCCGCGTCGTTCCTGGACCTGGCTGAGCTGGAGCATCACTCCCGGTTCCAGCACAACCTGGCCATCCTGTATGCGCCGGGTCTCCTGCAGACCGAGGCCTACGCTCGTGCCGTATACGCCACACGAATTCCCGAACTTACGGAAGAGGAGCTGGAGTTGCGTGTGCGCCACCGTATGGCGCGTCGTGCGATCCTCGAAGGCCCCTCACCGATCCGCCTCGACGCCGTTATCCATGAAGCGGCGTTCCGCATCATGGTCGGCACTCGGGCCACAGCACGAGGACAGCTCACCCACCTCCTGGAAGTGTCCGAAGCGGAACACATCGGTGTGCGGGTCGTCCCCTTCGACATGGAGGGCTTCTCCTGGGCCAGCAGCTCGATGACCTACGTGGGCGGCAGCGTGACCAGACTGGACACGGTGATCCGAGACGGCCCCACGGGTGCGCTCCACATTGATGCGGAGGACCAACTGGCCACATATCGCGCTCGCTTCCGACAGGTGAGCGCGAGGGCGCTCGACCCCGAGCAGTCGCACGAATTCATCAGGCGTCTGGCAAAGGAGCTGTGA
- a CDS encoding DUF397 domain-containing protein yields the protein MTDPSNWRKSSYSGDGDGDNCVEIAITPTHTAVRDSKAPARATLTFPAPSFTAFISALKRSTRSV from the coding sequence ATGACCGACCCCAGCAACTGGCGAAAGTCGTCCTACTCCGGCGACGGCGACGGCGACAACTGCGTGGAGATAGCCATCACCCCCACCCACACAGCGGTCCGAGACTCCAAGGCTCCAGCGCGGGCCACCCTCACCTTCCCCGCCCCCTCCTTCACCGCGTTCATCAGTGCCCTCAAGAGGTCGACGAGGAGCGTGTAG
- a CDS encoding calcium-binding protein, which yields MAKSTRRGLQAAAVAAAGAALLVPTGPASAATGAVQASATVVQANDAFIFVNAAAGERNRIFINPSGSTVTVIDTGASTSAGVGCTLNSDGSVSCPAGTRTILVVAGDEQDTIAQRTGLRASLDAGPGNDTVYAQDATGRQSIAGGEGRDTLLSGSGADVLVGGPGVDLLSGGAGNDILDNVDQAPGDSAQGGDGSDSCTSDSGDQELGCES from the coding sequence ATGGCCAAGTCAACCCGCAGGGGATTACAGGCGGCAGCGGTGGCAGCGGCGGGTGCCGCGCTGCTGGTACCCACCGGCCCGGCGTCTGCCGCGACGGGGGCGGTGCAGGCGAGCGCGACGGTGGTACAGGCCAACGACGCGTTCATCTTCGTCAACGCAGCGGCCGGGGAGAGGAACAGGATCTTCATCAACCCGTCCGGCAGCACCGTCACCGTCATCGACACCGGGGCGTCCACTTCCGCGGGCGTGGGGTGCACGCTCAACAGTGACGGTTCCGTCTCCTGCCCGGCCGGCACCCGGACGATCCTCGTCGTAGCCGGCGACGAGCAGGACACCATTGCCCAGAGAACCGGCCTGCGTGCCTCGCTCGACGCCGGACCGGGCAACGACACGGTGTACGCCCAGGACGCCACCGGCCGTCAGTCCATCGCGGGCGGAGAAGGACGGGACACCCTGCTGAGCGGCAGCGGCGCCGACGTCCTCGTCGGGGGACCGGGCGTCGACCTTCTGAGCGGCGGGGCGGGCAACGACATCCTGGACAACGTCGATCAGGCTCCGGGAGACTCCGCCCAGGGAGGGGACGGCAGCGACAGCTGCACGTCGGACTCCGGAGACCAGGAGCTCGGCTGCGAGTCCTGA